From the Oleiphilus messinensis genome, one window contains:
- a CDS encoding SPOR domain-containing protein, whose translation MPKDYAPPMSSRNNAPATKGTRKIGYILLIIIISAAFLTGLYFLNKVPRQQSTPAAPAEITPKTAIPEKEKPKMAKAEPELKNPDESSRFEFYKMLPNSEIETSNVDAYRPKVKADKKQYNYILQTGSFRNPSDAERQKAQIGFQGLRATVSSIDDKSGRPWYRVEVGPFYSRSKMNGAIDKLVSINIQPLTKKIPKEP comes from the coding sequence ATGCCCAAAGATTACGCTCCTCCAATGTCGAGCCGCAACAATGCCCCAGCAACTAAGGGGACCAGAAAAATTGGGTATATTTTGCTAATTATTATCATATCTGCAGCTTTTCTGACGGGTCTCTATTTTCTCAATAAGGTTCCTCGACAACAAAGTACTCCAGCCGCACCAGCTGAGATTACGCCAAAAACAGCAATCCCAGAGAAAGAAAAGCCCAAGATGGCAAAAGCAGAACCCGAGCTGAAAAATCCTGATGAATCATCGAGATTTGAATTTTATAAAATGCTACCCAATAGCGAAATTGAAACCAGCAACGTGGATGCTTACCGCCCCAAAGTTAAAGCAGACAAAAAACAATATAATTACATCCTCCAGACAGGGTCATTCCGCAACCCAAGTGATGCCGAACGCCAAAAAGCCCAGATTGGCTTTCAAGGACTTCGTGCCACTGTCAGCAGTATCGATGATAAAAGTGGGCGTCCGTGGTACCGAGTGGAAGTCGGGCCGTTTTACTCCCGTAGTAAAATGAATGGGGCAATCGATAAACTTGTTTCGATCAATATCCAACCCTTGACCAAAAAAATTCCAAAAGAGCCGTAA